A region of Pleionea litopenaei DNA encodes the following proteins:
- a CDS encoding PilZ domain-containing protein, producing the protein MEERRQHERIARSHRVTFQWSYTDEQGILNSIECKTLDVSRQGLRITSDQVLPVGLDIHLCIESDEGQLWLLFAKVQWSESKDGSCETGFSISDLSTEDFERWAKHTRAQLSS; encoded by the coding sequence ATGGAAGAGCGACGCCAACATGAACGTATCGCGCGAAGCCATCGGGTGACCTTTCAATGGTCGTATACGGATGAACAAGGAATTTTAAATTCAATTGAATGCAAGACATTGGATGTCTCACGGCAAGGGCTACGGATAACCAGTGACCAAGTCTTGCCAGTAGGCCTCGATATTCATCTTTGCATTGAGAGCGATGAAGGCCAGTTGTGGTTGTTATTTGCAAAAGTTCAATGGTCAGAGTCGAAAGATGGTAGCTGCGAAACGGGCTTCTCAATCAGTGATTTATCGACGGAGGATTTTGAACGTTGGGCGAAGCATACGCGGGCGCAACTCAGCTCATGA
- a CDS encoding replication initiation protein, whose translation MYTLPIEPKEKHFVVKDKNLLDCQIKQGLSVIQNQIFATAVSAIAPSETELKPMTFSTSKLAELFGIKRDNNFYKRMRDEAQNISMFVNIGSGRDSVLVPLFSTNRYNDGSGTLTLQFDERLAPYLLNLANNRNHCKYLLGDIVKLRTFYSQALFYLGVENARKRGNKFQLPLDELKTILRCNSRYKKFGQFRARVLDPAMNKINKHTHLKMEYQEITQTNNRKIVAVSFNVKWETSYQPALFIASSDSGMSAYKHLKNNGFDDVSIKCVLKSDIFEQHSIPIKYMNPYIKANIDYALQYMHGKPKIEIKAYIVKAIRRNWAEYKAPTEATKHKITKVRKHDAVTFI comes from the coding sequence ATGTACACGTTACCTATAGAACCAAAAGAAAAGCATTTCGTTGTAAAAGACAAGAACTTGCTCGACTGTCAGATCAAGCAAGGTTTATCTGTCATCCAGAACCAAATTTTTGCAACAGCTGTTTCAGCCATAGCTCCAAGTGAAACAGAATTAAAGCCCATGACCTTCAGCACTTCTAAGCTTGCTGAACTCTTTGGTATTAAACGAGACAACAACTTTTACAAGCGAATGCGCGACGAAGCACAGAACATATCGATGTTCGTAAATATCGGTTCTGGTCGTGATTCGGTTCTAGTTCCTCTGTTTAGCACCAATCGATACAATGATGGTTCAGGCACTTTAACCTTGCAGTTTGATGAACGACTAGCACCCTATCTGCTTAATTTGGCCAACAATCGAAATCACTGCAAGTATTTATTGGGTGATATCGTCAAATTGCGAACCTTTTATTCTCAAGCACTTTTTTACCTTGGTGTTGAAAACGCGCGTAAACGTGGTAATAAATTTCAGCTTCCTTTAGATGAATTAAAGACAATATTGCGTTGTAACTCCAGATATAAAAAATTCGGTCAATTCCGTGCCAGAGTACTTGATCCAGCCATGAATAAGATCAATAAGCATACGCACTTAAAAATGGAATACCAAGAGATCACTCAAACGAATAATCGAAAGATTGTTGCTGTCTCCTTTAATGTAAAGTGGGAAACTTCCTATCAACCTGCCCTTTTTATTGCTTCATCAGACTCTGGCATGTCCGCATATAAACATCTGAAGAATAATGGTTTCGACGATGTATCAATTAAATGTGTGCTAAAGTCTGATATTTTTGAACAGCATTCTATCCCAATTAAGTACATGAACCCGTATATCAAAGCCAATATTGATTACGCGTTACAGTATATGCACGGGAAGCCAAAGATAGAAATTAAAGCCTATATCGTAAAAGCCATTCGAAGAAACTGGGCAGAATATAAAGCCCCTACTGAAGCTACCAAGCATAAGATCACCAAAGTGAGAAAGCACGACGCGGTTACTTTTATTTAA
- a CDS encoding DUF3223 domain-containing protein, whose product MPLEFIIQGESFNQSGARNKCSVILNRYAPKGRVIGSDFYFLKEAFEKHHYNPLVKIPTEIKKIEVKPSSSGSNHQFWITLESGEVTHIGYSAKCFVSPGMREKLLNRDNVVDAARCHIREQQDKARNDFISSNNLTCSICNKLIVKMDLHADHTPPNTFKAIFEDWIESKSLTVDSIAYQDIGDSQIRKFCDAKLAEDWVDYHRVRFNPQPTHSRCNIAQR is encoded by the coding sequence ATGCCATTGGAATTCATTATACAAGGTGAGTCATTTAATCAAAGTGGTGCCAGAAATAAGTGCAGTGTGATTTTAAATCGATATGCTCCTAAGGGGAGGGTGATTGGGAGTGACTTTTATTTTTTGAAAGAGGCATTTGAAAAGCATCACTACAATCCGCTAGTTAAGATTCCTACAGAGATCAAAAAGATTGAAGTTAAGCCGTCTTCTAGTGGGTCTAACCATCAGTTCTGGATAACTTTGGAGTCTGGTGAAGTGACTCATATTGGCTACTCTGCTAAATGTTTCGTTAGCCCAGGGATGCGGGAAAAATTATTGAATAGAGATAATGTTGTCGATGCTGCTCGTTGTCATATTAGAGAGCAACAAGATAAAGCTAGAAATGACTTTATAAGTAGCAACAACTTAACGTGTTCTATATGCAATAAACTCATAGTTAAAATGGATTTGCATGCAGATCACACTCCTCCTAACACATTCAAAGCCATATTCGAAGATTGGATTGAAAGTAAGTCATTAACAGTTGATAGTATTGCTTATCAAGATATAGGCGATAGTCAAATTCGAAAGTTTTGCGATGCTAAACTTGCAGAGGATTGGGTTGATTATCATAGAGTTAGATTTAACCCCCAGCCCACTCATAGCAGATGCAATATAGCGCAAAGATAA
- the feoB gene encoding ferrous iron transporter B, which yields MNIALVGNPNCGKTTIFNRLTGSRQKVGNWPGVTVEKKTGQVKLEHQQASLVDLPGLYNLDQIEPGKDELIAAQYLLSRQADVIINIVDAANLNRNLILTSQLRELETPMIVVLNMTDVALDKGIEIDLATLAERLQVPVVAMVGSTGKGVEALRKEIQVFAAALEDTQQVRSEAEASCSFGGETDQLVGRSTQRYQMVKTLTDGVVKMVPGRSDRTEAIDRLVLHRWLGVPIFLFMMYLMFTVAVNLGAVFIDFFDILFGAFFVDGVATLSQSVGLPQWLEVILAKGLGGGIQLVATFIPVIGVLYLCLSILEDSGYLSRAAFVIDRLMAKIGLPGNAFVPLIVGFGCNVPAVMAARTMNRESDRLLTIVMAPFMSCGARLTVYALFAAAFFPKQWRKCRICVVFDGHCGRHFFWLVISKASFCGQSGTFVH from the coding sequence ATGAATATCGCTCTGGTAGGCAACCCTAATTGCGGCAAAACCACCATCTTTAACCGATTAACCGGGTCACGTCAAAAAGTTGGTAACTGGCCTGGGGTGACGGTTGAGAAAAAAACTGGCCAAGTAAAACTCGAACATCAACAAGCCAGTCTGGTTGATTTACCGGGGCTCTATAATTTAGACCAAATTGAGCCAGGAAAAGACGAACTGATCGCCGCACAATACCTTCTGTCTCGACAAGCCGATGTCATTATCAATATTGTTGATGCCGCGAACCTTAATCGCAACCTCATTTTAACGTCGCAATTGCGAGAACTAGAAACGCCGATGATCGTCGTGCTCAATATGACCGACGTAGCGCTCGACAAAGGGATCGAGATCGATCTGGCAACCTTGGCTGAGCGTTTACAAGTGCCAGTGGTGGCCATGGTTGGTTCGACTGGAAAAGGCGTAGAAGCGTTACGCAAAGAAATTCAAGTATTTGCCGCGGCACTAGAAGACACGCAACAAGTTCGTTCTGAAGCCGAAGCCTCCTGCTCATTTGGTGGCGAGACTGATCAGCTAGTCGGACGCAGCACTCAGCGGTATCAGATGGTAAAAACCTTAACCGATGGTGTGGTTAAAATGGTTCCGGGGCGCTCTGATCGAACCGAGGCTATTGATCGTTTGGTATTGCACCGTTGGTTAGGTGTGCCGATCTTTTTGTTTATGATGTATTTGATGTTTACCGTAGCGGTCAATCTTGGTGCCGTTTTTATCGACTTCTTCGACATTCTGTTCGGTGCTTTTTTCGTCGATGGCGTGGCCACCTTGTCACAAAGTGTCGGTTTACCTCAGTGGTTAGAAGTTATTTTAGCGAAAGGCCTGGGAGGCGGTATTCAATTAGTGGCCACCTTCATCCCGGTTATCGGTGTCTTGTATCTATGTCTGTCGATTCTTGAAGACAGTGGTTATTTATCGCGAGCCGCATTTGTTATCGATCGACTAATGGCAAAGATTGGCTTACCCGGAAATGCCTTTGTTCCCCTAATTGTCGGCTTCGGATGTAACGTGCCAGCGGTTATGGCGGCACGCACGATGAATCGAGAGTCTGATCGCCTATTGACCATCGTTATGGCGCCCTTTATGTCTTGTGGTGCTCGGTTAACGGTATACGCTTTATTTGCCGCCGCGTTTTTTCCCAAGCAATGGCGCAAATGTCGTATTTGCGTTGTATTTGATGGGCATTGTGGTCGCCATTTTTTCTGGTTGGTTATTTCGAAAGCAAGTTTTTGCGGCCAAAGCGGCACCTTCGTTCATTGA
- a CDS encoding FeoA family protein: MTLRDLKPGQKGIVESLAEGDPSLLSRIMALGIVPGEQLEVLRDAPLGDPMQVKAGTTYISIRRVDSQLINIIPNV; this comes from the coding sequence ATGACGCTTCGAGACCTGAAACCGGGACAAAAAGGGATTGTGGAAAGCTTGGCGGAGGGTGATCCATCCTTGTTAAGCCGAATTATGGCCCTCGGTATTGTTCCTGGCGAGCAACTAGAAGTTTTGCGAGACGCACCGCTTGGCGATCCAATGCAGGTAAAAGCTGGCACGACTTATATCAGTATTCGACGCGTCGATTCGCAGCTCATCAATATCATTCCTAATGTTTGA
- a CDS encoding transcription elongation factor GreB: MKRSNLITPEGATRLRNELADLWKNKRPEVTRALAAAAAEGDRSENAENLK, encoded by the coding sequence ATGAAACGATCCAATTTAATTACCCCTGAAGGAGCAACGCGCCTGCGTAATGAGCTTGCCGATCTCTGGAAAAATAAACGTCCAGAGGTGACTCGAGCGCTCGCAGCAGCAGCGGCAGAAGGAGATCGTTCAGAAAACGCTGAGAATCTCAAATAA
- a CDS encoding type I restriction endonuclease subunit R: protein MGLIDFKEEITSKLPALSLLSNLGYLYIPPSECEMFRGRKAESLKSTSQVILLPILMKFLAKQSFQFSGESYKLSDATIDKVIHELTPALNLGLTAANEKVYNALMYGISVTEFVDGKKASPTVKLIDWDNLENNEFHFTEEMVVQNAEGTGNRIPDIVCFVNGLPLVVFEAKRPDSFKEGKPTIHEGISQCIRNQGQKEIPHLFAYSQLLLSINGHEGRYGTCGTPAKFWAKWKEEEITEEEFFRLKNTKLTSEQLDAIFNHRPKYMRDDYESLVAAGDLAVTDQDRLIISLLKPERLLEMVRFFTLFDKKVGKIVARYQQVFGIKALIERITQFDDDGSRKGGVIWHTTGSGKSFTMVFLSKALIWLNELAKCRVIIVTDRVDLEDQLSRTFASGGVLTDRDKKDAMATSGKRLAEQIGKGNERVIFSIINKFGSAIKHKDCYNPSPNIIVLVDEGHRSQNGENNIRMQQTLPKAAYIAFTGTPLLKDDKTENKFGKIIHSYTMQQAVDDKTVTPLLYEERIPELNVNDKAIDAWFDRMTEKLTDEQRTDLKKKFSQKGQVYQVEGRIELIAHDISDHFQNFKQQGLKGQLACDSKASAIKYKELLDKIGKVTSVVAMSPPDTREGHEAVDEESKDIVQKWWSDNVAKGFKGDEKAYTQFIIDEFGKDDGPDLMIVVDKLLTGFDEPKNTVLYIDKPLKEHNLIQAIARVNRLHSKKQFGYLIDYRGILKELDITIEKYQDLAERTQGGFDIDDLKGLYQQMEMEYKKLPMLYTDLWSIFDEVKNKQDHVALRQALSPKIAEVNGQMVDQNLKKREDFYDALTAFSNCMKVALQSASFFDDKSFDGDVNKKGSREHYKATLKMFFNLRKLVREDANETIDYDEYTDDIRALLDKHIAGVVVKEPEGAYLVGEMGKGVKKPEQMSDDEARNQTDKITGRVTKMIEQDLADDPYAQEYFSKLLKKAIEEAKAMFDAPVKQYIMFADFEQKVKQREVEGHPDAFRDDTGKLNKHAQAYFGLFLHLFDQALLDEKGLDKDKRIDLAYVTDETVNNAVAEYSLNLSEIENSISKTLLPRLFGDLGLDNAQKYIEAVINIMRLGLSRK from the coding sequence ATGGGCTTAATTGATTTTAAAGAGGAAATTACTTCAAAGCTACCAGCGTTAAGCCTATTAAGCAACTTAGGCTATTTGTATATACCTCCTTCCGAGTGCGAGATGTTTAGAGGGAGAAAAGCTGAAAGTTTAAAATCTACCAGTCAGGTCATTCTTTTACCAATTTTAATGAAATTTCTCGCAAAGCAATCATTCCAATTTTCTGGAGAGTCATACAAACTATCAGATGCCACCATTGATAAGGTAATTCATGAGCTCACTCCAGCATTGAACCTAGGGCTTACGGCGGCCAACGAAAAAGTCTATAACGCATTGATGTATGGTATTTCTGTAACTGAGTTTGTTGATGGTAAAAAAGCATCACCAACTGTAAAGCTCATTGATTGGGACAACCTGGAGAATAACGAATTTCACTTTACCGAAGAAATGGTAGTACAAAATGCAGAGGGTACGGGTAACCGTATTCCTGACATAGTATGTTTTGTAAACGGGTTGCCATTAGTGGTTTTCGAAGCTAAGCGGCCAGATTCCTTCAAAGAAGGGAAACCAACAATACACGAGGGAATTTCTCAATGCATCCGAAATCAGGGACAAAAAGAGATACCTCATTTATTTGCTTATAGTCAATTATTGCTTTCAATTAATGGTCACGAAGGTCGTTACGGGACTTGCGGCACACCTGCTAAGTTTTGGGCCAAATGGAAAGAAGAAGAAATTACCGAAGAAGAGTTTTTTCGGTTAAAGAACACCAAACTTACCTCTGAACAACTCGATGCCATATTCAACCATCGACCCAAGTATATGAGAGATGATTACGAGTCTTTAGTCGCCGCTGGCGATTTGGCCGTGACCGATCAAGACCGACTAATTATTAGCCTGCTAAAACCCGAGCGTCTATTGGAAATGGTTCGCTTTTTTACCTTATTCGATAAAAAGGTTGGAAAAATTGTCGCAAGGTATCAGCAAGTATTTGGCATTAAAGCCTTAATAGAACGCATTACCCAGTTTGATGATGACGGTTCTCGAAAAGGAGGTGTCATCTGGCATACCACGGGTTCGGGCAAGTCTTTCACCATGGTGTTCTTAAGTAAGGCGCTTATCTGGTTAAATGAATTAGCGAAGTGTCGCGTCATTATTGTTACTGACCGAGTGGACTTAGAGGACCAGTTGAGCAGGACGTTTGCTTCGGGAGGTGTTCTGACGGACAGAGACAAAAAAGACGCCATGGCCACCTCTGGCAAACGATTGGCAGAACAGATCGGTAAGGGAAATGAGCGGGTTATCTTTTCAATAATTAATAAATTTGGTTCGGCAATCAAACATAAGGATTGTTACAACCCAAGCCCAAACATAATCGTTCTGGTTGATGAGGGGCATCGTAGTCAGAACGGCGAGAACAATATTCGCATGCAACAAACGTTACCTAAAGCTGCGTATATTGCTTTTACTGGCACACCCTTACTGAAGGACGACAAAACCGAAAACAAGTTCGGAAAGATTATTCACTCGTACACAATGCAACAGGCGGTTGATGATAAAACCGTAACCCCCTTGTTGTACGAAGAGCGCATTCCAGAGCTAAATGTAAATGATAAAGCCATAGATGCCTGGTTCGACCGTATGACTGAAAAGTTAACTGATGAGCAGAGAACCGACCTGAAGAAGAAGTTCTCTCAAAAAGGGCAAGTTTATCAGGTTGAGGGGCGTATAGAACTAATCGCACATGATATATCTGATCACTTTCAGAATTTTAAACAGCAAGGTCTAAAAGGGCAGTTGGCTTGTGATTCAAAAGCCTCGGCCATTAAATACAAAGAATTGCTCGATAAGATAGGTAAAGTCACCTCGGTAGTGGCTATGTCACCACCCGATACTCGAGAAGGCCACGAAGCCGTCGATGAAGAAAGTAAAGACATCGTACAAAAGTGGTGGAGCGACAATGTAGCCAAAGGGTTTAAGGGTGATGAGAAAGCCTACACCCAGTTTATCATCGACGAATTTGGCAAAGATGACGGCCCTGACTTAATGATTGTTGTCGACAAACTACTAACAGGCTTCGATGAGCCCAAGAATACAGTTCTGTATATTGATAAGCCTTTAAAAGAGCATAATTTAATACAAGCAATAGCTCGCGTTAACCGGCTACACAGTAAAAAGCAATTCGGTTACTTAATCGATTACCGGGGTATTTTAAAAGAGCTGGATATAACTATTGAAAAATATCAGGATCTGGCTGAGCGAACTCAGGGCGGCTTTGATATTGATGATCTGAAAGGCCTCTATCAGCAGATGGAAATGGAATACAAAAAGCTACCCATGCTGTATACCGATTTATGGAGTATTTTTGACGAGGTTAAAAACAAGCAGGATCATGTTGCGCTTCGCCAGGCTTTAAGCCCCAAAATTGCTGAGGTAAATGGTCAAATGGTTGACCAGAACCTTAAAAAACGTGAAGACTTTTACGACGCATTAACCGCTTTTTCAAACTGCATGAAAGTCGCCTTACAGTCTGCTTCATTCTTTGATGATAAAAGTTTCGATGGTGATGTGAATAAAAAAGGATCGCGAGAACACTATAAAGCAACCCTTAAGATGTTTTTTAACCTCCGCAAGCTGGTACGCGAAGACGCTAATGAAACCATCGATTACGATGAATACACCGATGATATTCGAGCGCTGCTCGATAAACATATAGCCGGTGTAGTGGTTAAAGAACCTGAAGGTGCCTATCTGGTCGGTGAAATGGGTAAGGGCGTTAAAAAGCCTGAGCAAATGAGCGATGATGAAGCGCGTAATCAAACCGATAAGATTACCGGGCGCGTTACGAAAATGATTGAGCAGGATTTAGCAGACGATCCCTATGCACAGGAGTATTTCTCCAAGTTGCTTAAAAAGGCGATAGAAGAAGCGAAAGCCATGTTTGATGCACCGGTAAAGCAGTACATTATGTTTGCAGACTTCGAACAGAAAGTTAAGCAGCGAGAAGTAGAAGGCCATCCAGACGCATTTCGTGATGATACTGGCAAGCTTAATAAACATGCTCAAGCCTACTTTGGTCTATTCCTGCACCTGTTTGACCAGGCTCTACTAGATGAAAAAGGACTCGATAAGGATAAACGTATTGACTTGGCTTACGTTACCGATGAAACGGTTAATAACGCGGTAGCTGAATATTCGCTAAACCTCAGTGAAATAGAAAACTCTATCAGTAAAACGTTACTGCCAAGGCTATTTGGCGATCTGGGCTTGGACAACGCTCAAAAATATATTGAGGCGGTGATTAATATTATGCGGCTTGGATTGTCGAGGAAGTAG
- a CDS encoding M48 family metallopeptidase: protein MSTNKLSKLAAEIQTHTEDTGVFAYGDDEIRYDIIRKAQASDKASRRVKIKVHPDQRVVAIAPFDASSDVIKRAVTKRARWIWKHIQDFSKQNEFILPKQYISGETQFYLGKRYLLKVSISPQQPEQVKLYRGKLLVSVPSEKLRNKSRVKFLLDDWYLRQAKRVLHERLLELAACLEWVTSTPTFKIIAMKKQWGSCSIKGQLNINPHLIKAPRDCIDYVLMHELCHIAEHNHSERFWQLLSQHMPDWKERKAKLDDMAEMYLNE, encoded by the coding sequence ATGAGCACCAATAAATTGTCTAAGCTTGCCGCTGAGATCCAAACCCATACCGAAGACACCGGAGTTTTCGCTTACGGTGACGATGAGATCCGTTACGATATTATTCGTAAGGCTCAGGCGAGCGATAAGGCTAGCCGGAGGGTTAAGATTAAGGTCCATCCTGATCAGCGCGTTGTGGCCATAGCGCCGTTTGACGCTTCTTCAGATGTTATAAAACGAGCGGTAACCAAGCGGGCTCGCTGGATCTGGAAGCATATACAGGATTTTTCAAAGCAAAACGAGTTTATATTACCTAAGCAATACATTAGTGGAGAAACTCAGTTCTATTTGGGCAAGCGTTACCTTTTAAAAGTATCCATTTCTCCGCAGCAGCCAGAACAAGTGAAACTGTATAGAGGGAAGCTGTTAGTCTCTGTTCCTTCGGAAAAGTTAAGAAATAAAAGCAGAGTTAAATTTTTGTTGGACGACTGGTATCTAAGGCAGGCAAAGCGAGTACTTCACGAACGATTACTCGAACTAGCAGCGTGCCTCGAATGGGTAACATCCACTCCCACATTTAAAATAATCGCAATGAAAAAGCAATGGGGTAGCTGTAGCATTAAAGGACAGCTAAATATAAACCCTCACCTAATCAAAGCTCCCCGAGACTGTATTGATTATGTGCTAATGCATGAGTTGTGTCATATAGCTGAACATAACCATAGTGAGCGGTTTTGGCAGTTGCTAAGCCAACACATGCCTGATTGGAAGGAACGCAAGGCAAAACTCGACGATATGGCTGAGATGTATTTGAATGAGTGA
- a CDS encoding ExeM/NucH family extracellular endonuclease: MKVLSHWPVSLALLTTLSTAGANQLLITEYLEGSSNNKALELTNRSDQPLDLSRYRVDVYFNGSTSAGASLNLNGSLAPNASYVVAHASANDAILSVADQTYGGGLFNGDDFIALTRDDQIIDSIGQLGVDPGSQWGDGVASTQNATLRRNVEILDGDTDVNDVYDVNAQWQGFASDDSSDLGQYLTTPPETGELGQCGESYTLISAIQGTGEESPLTGEAVNIEAIVSYDGTEADALRGLFVQSATADIDLSADTSEGLFIYTGSESVEVSVGQRIRLRGNVGEYYGQTQLSQIADWTLCAGQEEQPSYQVITLNEQNLPQLEPYEGMLVSFVEPLTVTSVDNLFRYGELLLSSHGRQMIPTDVVRPGLEAEALAERNRSNRLVLDDGSTRSNPQPIPYPAPELSADYSVRVGDQVNQLSGVLGYGFNQFRIHPTQRVQLEFSNPRVADPQQLNPDFYDPEQLTIGSFNVLNYFNGDGLGNGFPTSRGADNATELQRQQDKLVAALGNLNADIVGLMEIENDGYADTSAVAQLTAALNNELGGDVYAFIAVVADKLGGDQITQALLYKPARVELIGQVATTAEEPFDYGNRQPLAASFKPVNSNDALTVVVNHFKSKGGCPRDGSLNEDQNDGQACWNELRTQAASALVDWLASNPTQASTRGTVLLGDFNAYSQEDPLQVFLNGGFVNSANYMTNSHHSYLYQAESGALDHLFLSADIANLVSAANVWHINADEVPQLDYNVEGKSELQLDQLYRPDSYRASDHDPLIVQLDWPVIPTNEAPVAGFKAYHFWLFTYFKNTSSDADGHIVENQWTFSDGYQSRRKHVLRLFWWPNQTQVSLTVTDNEESSTTITKSFE; encoded by the coding sequence ATGAAGGTTCTGTCACACTGGCCAGTCAGTCTTGCACTTCTGACGACGCTTTCGACCGCTGGTGCCAATCAGCTACTGATTACCGAATACCTAGAAGGCTCGAGTAATAATAAAGCCTTAGAGCTCACCAACCGCTCTGACCAACCATTAGATTTAAGCCGCTACCGTGTAGATGTTTACTTCAACGGAAGCACCAGCGCAGGTGCCAGCCTTAACTTGAACGGCAGCTTAGCGCCGAACGCCTCTTATGTTGTTGCTCATGCCAGTGCAAACGACGCGATATTGAGCGTTGCGGATCAGACTTATGGCGGCGGTTTGTTTAATGGGGATGACTTTATCGCCCTGACCCGTGACGATCAGATTATTGACAGCATTGGACAGCTGGGTGTCGATCCTGGTAGCCAGTGGGGCGATGGCGTTGCATCGACGCAAAACGCAACGTTGCGACGTAATGTTGAGATTCTCGACGGCGATACTGACGTTAACGATGTTTACGACGTCAATGCGCAATGGCAAGGTTTCGCCAGTGACGATTCGAGTGATCTCGGGCAGTATCTGACCACGCCTCCGGAAACTGGAGAGTTAGGACAGTGTGGCGAAAGCTATACTCTAATCAGTGCCATTCAAGGTACTGGTGAAGAATCGCCATTGACTGGTGAGGCCGTCAATATTGAGGCGATCGTCAGTTACGATGGTACTGAAGCCGATGCTCTCAGAGGCCTATTTGTTCAATCAGCCACGGCCGACATTGATCTTTCTGCTGACACTTCCGAAGGCTTGTTCATCTACACTGGCTCTGAGTCCGTTGAAGTATCCGTTGGCCAACGCATTCGATTACGTGGCAATGTTGGTGAATACTACGGACAAACGCAATTGAGTCAAATTGCGGACTGGACGCTCTGTGCCGGACAAGAAGAGCAACCAAGCTATCAAGTCATCACGTTGAATGAACAAAACCTTCCGCAACTTGAACCTTATGAGGGCATGTTGGTTTCTTTCGTCGAGCCGCTTACCGTTACGTCGGTCGATAACTTATTTCGCTATGGCGAGTTATTATTGAGTAGCCATGGTCGACAAATGATCCCAACCGACGTTGTTCGCCCAGGCTTAGAAGCTGAGGCGCTTGCTGAACGCAACCGAAGCAATCGTTTGGTACTTGACGATGGCTCAACCCGCTCTAATCCGCAGCCAATACCCTATCCCGCCCCAGAGTTGAGCGCCGACTACAGCGTGCGTGTTGGCGATCAAGTCAATCAACTCAGCGGCGTTTTGGGCTATGGATTCAACCAATTTCGAATTCATCCCACCCAAAGGGTACAACTCGAGTTTAGCAATCCTCGTGTTGCGGATCCGCAACAACTTAACCCAGATTTTTACGATCCAGAGCAATTAACCATTGGTAGTTTTAACGTGCTTAATTATTTCAACGGAGATGGTCTAGGCAACGGATTCCCCACCTCTCGCGGCGCAGACAACGCGACAGAGTTACAACGTCAGCAAGACAAGTTGGTCGCTGCTTTAGGTAATCTCAACGCCGATATTGTTGGATTAATGGAAATTGAAAACGATGGTTATGCTGACACCAGTGCGGTTGCGCAATTAACGGCCGCACTAAACAACGAGCTCGGAGGTGACGTATACGCCTTCATCGCGGTCGTTGCCGATAAGCTTGGAGGCGATCAAATTACTCAAGCACTGCTGTACAAACCGGCGAGAGTCGAGCTCATTGGTCAAGTGGCCACCACCGCAGAAGAACCATTCGACTATGGGAATCGTCAGCCACTTGCCGCTAGCTTTAAGCCGGTCAATAGCAATGACGCCCTAACCGTCGTCGTCAATCACTTCAAATCAAAAGGTGGTTGCCCGAGAGATGGGTCACTGAATGAAGATCAAAATGACGGTCAAGCTTGTTGGAACGAGTTGCGAACACAAGCGGCATCGGCCTTAGTCGATTGGTTGGCCAGCAACCCCACGCAAGCGTCCACTCGCGGCACTGTTTTGCTCGGCGACTTTAATGCTTATAGCCAAGAAGATCCCTTGCAAGTTTTCTTAAACGGCGGCTTCGTTAACAGCGCAAACTACATGACCAACAGTCATCATTCGTATCTTTACCAAGCTGAGTCTGGCGCGCTGGATCACTTATTCTTAAGCGCCGACATTGCAAACTTGGTAAGCGCAGCCAACGTTTGGCACATCAATGCCGATGAAGTCCCACAACTCGATTACAATGTTGAAGGCAAATCAGAGTTGCAACTCGACCAACTGTATCGTCCCGATAGCTATCGCGCTTCTGACCATGATCCGTTAATCGTTCAACTTGACTGGCCAGTTATTCCAACCAATGAGGCTCCTGTCGCTGGGTTTAAAGCGTATCACTTTTGGTTATTCACCTACTTCAAAAACACCAGCAGTGATGCCGATGGACACATTGTGGAGAACCAATGGACATTCAGCGATGGTTATCAGTCTCGGCGAAAACACGTTTTACGATTGTTCTGGTGGCCAAATCAAACACAGGTATCTTTAACCGTTACGGATAACGAAGAGTCGAGCACCACGATAACGAAAAGTTTCGAGTAA